The Coccidioides posadasii str. Silveira chromosome 5, complete sequence genome has a segment encoding these proteins:
- a CDS encoding uncharacterized protein (EggNog:ENOG410PTZ7~COG:S~BUSCO:9453at33183), translating to MDTSMDIDMDLDLGPEPEPIELDIASTPLNNGTQLEDPNILTGNEEPQFEKVHIRGVDELTTEDIKCFAAEHFQGEELSRIEWIDDTSANIVYSSTEMGLQALAAFTQQSVEEVDSALPSLRLRTAKALSTHPDSVLQVRSAVKTDRKKHRAHEASRFYLMHPEHDPRERVRREFAERRRRGRRDDSTGDYNRRRFDEKENRRRKGLASEEKFDESMYDDSREPDHDETRGRRKADDLFPDHLDKSTGRLRDRSASPSRADVGNGVRPGDDSRDSGRRFRDRSPRHGRDRNGYTRLNAGKELFGSANASSDENSGRRELFPNKTAASYLKKELFPNKTSISNHRRSDAFDAADETADLFAKRISIPLVDGAHDNGREADNRIKDNSTVELFPEGVPQTGRGLRIRGTSDDPGFSIRGSAASLNNTISIKGTASVRELFPSRYTGNEGKELFSDKLDGRGGKRRRAEDMFY from the exons TCAATGGATATTGACATGGACCTTGACCTGGGACCGGAGCCGGAGCCAATTGAACTT GACATTGCCTCCACTCCGTTGAACAATGGCACGCAGCTCGAGGACCCGAATATCCTCACAGGCAATGAAGAACCTCAATTCGAAAAAGTGCATATTCGCGGCGTCGATGAATTGACGACGGAGGACATCAAGTGTTTCGCGGCGGAACACTTTCAGGGCGAAGAATTATCGCGAATTGAATGGATCGATGATACATCGGCGAATATCGTATATAGCTCGACGGAAATGGGACTGCAGGCTCTGGCTGCATTTACACAGCAATCTGTGGAGGAAGTTGATTCGGCGCTGCCGTCATTACGTCTGCGTACGGCGAAAGCGTTGTCTACGCACCCTGACTCGGTACTGCAGGTGCGATCGGCGGTGAAGACGGATCGCAAGAAGCATCGCGCGCATGAGGCGAGTCGGTTTTACCTTATGCATCCTGAGCATGACCCACGAGAGAGGGTGAGGCGAGAGTTTGCCGAGAGACGGCGTCGAGGGCGACGAGATGATAGTACGGGAGACTATAACAGACGCCGGTTTGACGAGAAGGAGAATAGGCGCCGCAAGGGCCTCGCGAGCGAGGAGAAGTTTGATGAATCGATGTATGATGATAGTCGCGAGCCAGATCACGATGAAACCCGAGGCAGACGCAAGGCCGATGATTTGTTCCCCGATCATTTAGATAAGTCAACAGGACGGTTACGGGATCGAAGTGCATCCCCATCCCGTGCAGATGTTGGTAACGGTGTTAGACCTGGTGACGACTCCCGGGACTCCGGAAGAAGATTTCGGGACCGTTCCCCCCGGCACGGAAGGGATAGAAACGGATATACCCGTCTCAATGCCGGAAAGGAACTATTTGGCTCCGCCAACGCTTCTAGTGACGAGAATTCGGGTCGCAGAGAGCTGTTTCCGAATAAAACTGCGGCCAGCTACCTTAAGAAAGAGTTATTTCCGAATAAGACCTCCATCAGCAACCATCGCCGTTCCGATGCCTTCGACGCTGCAGATGAGACGGCCGATTTATTTGCCAAACGTATTTCTATCCCATTGGTTGACGGAGCCCACGACAACGGCCGCGAAGCCGATAACCGAATCAAAGATAATAGCACCGTGGAACTCTTCCCTGAGGGCGTACCCCAAACAGGCCGTGGGCTTAGGATTCGCGGTACATCTGACGATCCAGGCTTCTCCATCCGCGGAAGTGCAGCAAGTTTGAATAATACAATATCAATCAAGGGCACAGCCTCGGTCAGGGAGCTATTCCCGTCGAGATACACCGGAAACGAAGGGAAAGAACTGTTTTCTGATAAACTTGACGGTAGAGGTGGGAAACGGAGAAGGGCGGAGGATATGTTCTACTGA